One genomic segment of Hordeum vulgare subsp. vulgare chromosome 2H, MorexV3_pseudomolecules_assembly, whole genome shotgun sequence includes these proteins:
- the LOC123429759 gene encoding peamaclein-like yields the protein MKPFPLTLALLSLFLVASCQDLAVAADGGQEQDAGGDVGASAGAAPVPDGVCEAKCKNRCSQKVAGRCMGLCTMCCGKCAGCVPSGPLASKDECPCYRDMKSPKSGRPKCP from the exons atGAAGCCCTTCCCGCTGACCCTAGCTCTCCTGTCCCTCTTCCTCGTCGCCTCGTGTCAGGACCTCGCCGTGGCCGCAG ATGGCGGGCAAGAGCAAGATGCGGGCGGAGATGTCGGCGCCAGCGCCGGCGCCGCTCCGGTTCCGGACGGCGTGTGCGAGGCCAAGTGCAAGAACCGGTGCTCGCAGAAGGTGGCCGGGCGGTGCATGGGGCTGTGCACGATGTGCTGCGGCAAGTGCGccggctgcgtgccgtcggggccGCTGGCCAGCAAGGACGAGTGCCCCTGCTACCGCGACATGAAATCCCCCAAGAGCGGCCGCCCCAAATGCCCCTAG